One window from the genome of Actinoplanes teichomyceticus ATCC 31121 encodes:
- a CDS encoding PadR family transcriptional regulator — translation MAKATTEQPDPEPGWVRATLELAVLAVLTEGDRHGYALAQRLGERGLGPVRGGVLYPVLNRLETEAAVSSSWQAGDGGPGRKVYAITDDGRRRLHGQRASWHRFTSTFDKLLRQTAGER, via the coding sequence ATGGCGAAGGCGACGACTGAGCAGCCTGATCCGGAGCCGGGCTGGGTGCGGGCCACGCTGGAGCTGGCGGTCCTCGCCGTGCTGACCGAGGGCGACCGGCACGGTTACGCCCTGGCTCAGCGCCTCGGCGAGCGGGGCCTCGGCCCGGTCCGCGGCGGCGTGCTCTATCCGGTGCTCAACCGGCTGGAGACCGAGGCGGCCGTCAGCTCCAGCTGGCAGGCCGGCGACGGCGGTCCGGGCCGCAAGGTCTATGCCATCACCGACGACGGCCGGCGCCGGCTCCACGGCCAGCGCGCCTCCTGGCACAGATTCACCAGCACGTTCGACAAGCTCCTACGGCAGACGGCTGGAGAGCGATGA
- a CDS encoding DUF2249 domain-containing protein, translating into MSPSDEVAAAAVVRHHAQMATELDRLVRDLIRTAEIGGLRQIWQAREALVGWLTGELLPHANAEEAALYPAASGQPGAGLLITGMLAEHRAIGTLVTELTETASPVQAAAAARALQALFEVHLAKENDLVVPVLVGAPDVDLAALLDGMHDLLGVEPADGCGCGGCGCGGDAPQAAAPAATLSIDPRIDVRDLPHAERHARVMAALGDLAPDSALVLVAPHAPLPLLSQIDERYAGQFTTEWLQSGPDVWQLRLHRVAVPA; encoded by the coding sequence ATGTCACCGTCCGACGAGGTCGCCGCGGCGGCCGTGGTGCGCCATCACGCGCAGATGGCCACGGAACTGGACCGCCTGGTCCGGGACCTGATCCGGACCGCCGAGATCGGCGGCCTGCGGCAGATCTGGCAGGCCAGGGAGGCGCTGGTCGGCTGGTTGACCGGGGAGCTGCTGCCGCACGCCAACGCCGAGGAGGCCGCGCTCTACCCGGCCGCGAGCGGGCAGCCCGGCGCGGGCCTGCTGATCACCGGGATGCTGGCCGAGCACCGCGCGATCGGCACGCTGGTCACCGAGCTCACCGAGACCGCGTCCCCGGTGCAGGCGGCAGCCGCGGCCCGGGCCCTGCAGGCGCTCTTCGAGGTGCACCTGGCAAAGGAGAACGACCTGGTGGTGCCGGTGCTGGTGGGCGCCCCGGACGTGGATCTCGCGGCGCTGCTGGACGGCATGCACGACCTGCTCGGCGTCGAGCCGGCCGACGGGTGCGGCTGCGGCGGGTGCGGCTGCGGCGGTGACGCGCCGCAGGCCGCCGCACCGGCGGCGACGCTGAGCATCGACCCGCGGATCGACGTCCGCGATCTGCCGCACGCCGAGCGTCACGCCCGGGTGATGGCCGCGCTGGGCGATCTGGCGCCGGACTCCGCGCTGGTGCTGGTCGCGCCGCACGCCCCGCTGCCGCTGCTGTCGCAGATCGACGAACGGTACGCCGGGCAGTTCACCACCGAGTGGCTGCAGAGCGGCCCGGATGTGTGGCAGCTGCGCCTGCACCGCGTCGCGGTGCCCGCCTGA
- a CDS encoding helix-turn-helix transcriptional regulator: protein METSGKGPSGETIDTPQHRALGSSSRVAIMRLVRTSAAGLTAADVAAQTGQHLSTTRAHLDLLVEAGLLVKARASGGLPGRPAWRYRAVADDPAPAPYRALAAALLEHLPANESGVRDTAVRVGRDWGRQLAANVRDTANPVEAVTTVLETLGFSPRAHAPEGGTVDVHLRTCPFLDLVSQNPDAMCGLHAGVVRGVLEQRGAQGAGTVLEPFGAPDACVVHLPLPSLSDEDPA, encoded by the coding sequence GTGGAAACCTCAGGGAAAGGGCCGTCCGGCGAGACGATCGACACGCCGCAGCACCGCGCGCTCGGTTCGTCGAGCCGGGTGGCGATCATGCGACTGGTCCGGACGTCCGCGGCCGGGCTGACCGCCGCCGATGTGGCCGCCCAGACCGGCCAACACCTCTCCACCACCCGCGCGCACCTCGATCTGCTGGTCGAGGCCGGGTTGCTGGTGAAAGCCCGGGCCAGCGGCGGTCTACCGGGCCGTCCGGCCTGGCGATACCGCGCGGTCGCCGACGATCCGGCGCCGGCGCCCTATCGGGCGCTCGCCGCCGCGCTGCTCGAACATCTCCCGGCCAACGAATCCGGGGTACGAGACACCGCCGTCCGCGTCGGGCGCGACTGGGGTCGCCAGCTGGCCGCGAACGTACGGGACACCGCGAACCCGGTGGAAGCCGTCACGACGGTGCTGGAGACCCTGGGCTTCAGTCCCCGAGCGCACGCCCCGGAGGGCGGGACGGTCGACGTGCACCTGCGCACCTGCCCGTTCCTCGACCTGGTCAGCCAGAACCCGGACGCCATGTGCGGCCTGCACGCCGGGGTGGTCCGCGGCGTCCTGGAACAGCGTGGCGCCCAGGGCGCGGGCACCGTGCTGGAGCCGTTCGGCGCCCCGGACGCCTGTGTCGTCCACCTGCCACTGCCGTCGCTGTCCGACGAGGACCCGGCATGA
- a CDS encoding multicopper oxidase domain-containing protein, with the protein MSTPPAPTVRPLGGIAAGLALVLLAVLLGVAAQRLTAGPATASTAGPVTPTGHTTTVAVTAKDMRFHPDRITVPAGDRLIVELTNGDQRRHDLVLAGGAKTGTVAAGRTVTLDAGLISGTVAGWCSLPGHRQAGMTLTVVATGATDTAATHAGHAPAAPGDTPPVDTMADPGAGFQAYDAAAPVSPPGRTHRLDLHVREVEREVAPGVRQKMWTYNGTVPGPVLRGRVGDTFEITLHNDGTVDHGVDFHAGALAPDRPMRPIEPGEQLTYRFTATRAGIWMYHCSTMPMLLHIGNGMYGAVIIDPPDLAAVAHEYVLVQSELYLGAQGAIGDLSKMQREQPDAVVFNGYPAQYVHRPLTARAGDRVRFWVLDAGPSRAGSFHVVGAQFDTVYTEGRYQLRPGDPGGAQVLSLGPAAGGFVETVLPEAGHYPFVSHAMADADRGARGQVEVAP; encoded by the coding sequence GTGTCCACCCCTCCCGCGCCGACCGTCCGACCGCTCGGCGGGATCGCCGCCGGCCTGGCCCTGGTCCTGCTCGCCGTCCTGCTCGGGGTGGCCGCCCAGCGCCTCACCGCCGGACCGGCCACCGCGAGCACCGCCGGGCCGGTCACCCCGACCGGCCACACCACGACGGTCGCCGTGACCGCGAAAGACATGCGGTTCCACCCCGACCGGATCACCGTTCCGGCGGGTGACCGGCTGATCGTCGAGCTCACCAACGGCGACCAGCGCCGCCACGACCTGGTGCTGGCCGGCGGCGCGAAGACCGGGACGGTCGCCGCCGGCCGTACCGTCACGCTGGACGCCGGGCTGATCTCCGGAACGGTCGCCGGCTGGTGCTCGCTGCCCGGGCACCGCCAGGCCGGCATGACGCTGACCGTCGTCGCCACCGGCGCGACCGACACCGCCGCGACGCATGCCGGGCACGCCCCGGCTGCGCCGGGCGACACCCCGCCGGTGGACACGATGGCCGATCCGGGTGCGGGGTTCCAGGCGTACGACGCCGCCGCGCCGGTGTCGCCGCCGGGCCGCACGCATCGGCTGGACCTGCACGTACGCGAGGTGGAGCGGGAGGTGGCTCCCGGCGTGCGCCAGAAGATGTGGACCTACAACGGCACCGTGCCCGGCCCGGTCCTGCGCGGCCGCGTCGGCGACACCTTCGAGATCACCCTCCATAACGACGGCACCGTCGACCACGGCGTCGACTTCCACGCCGGCGCCCTCGCCCCGGACCGGCCGATGCGCCCGATCGAACCCGGCGAGCAGCTCACCTACCGGTTCACCGCCACCCGCGCCGGCATCTGGATGTACCACTGCTCCACCATGCCGATGCTGCTCCACATCGGCAACGGCATGTACGGGGCCGTCATCATCGACCCGCCCGACCTGGCCGCGGTCGCCCACGAGTACGTCCTGGTCCAGTCGGAGCTCTACCTCGGCGCCCAAGGCGCGATCGGCGACCTGTCCAAGATGCAGCGCGAGCAGCCGGACGCGGTGGTGTTCAACGGCTACCCGGCGCAGTACGTCCACCGTCCGCTGACCGCGCGCGCCGGCGACCGGGTGCGCTTCTGGGTGCTCGATGCCGGCCCGAGCCGGGCCGGATCGTTCCACGTGGTCGGCGCCCAGTTCGACACCGTCTACACCGAAGGCCGCTACCAGCTGCGCCCCGGCGATCCGGGCGGCGCCCAGGTGCTGTCGCTCGGCCCGGCCGCCGGTGGCTTCGTCGAGACGGTGCTGCCCGAGGCCGGACACTACCCGTTCGTCAGCCACGCCATGGCCGACGCCGACCGCGGCGCCCGGGGCCAGGTCGAAGTGGCGCCGTGA